Within the Medicago truncatula cultivar Jemalong A17 chromosome 4, MtrunA17r5.0-ANR, whole genome shotgun sequence genome, the region GAATTACCTTATATAGTTATACTTGTCTGTCTCTATGATACTGATTGGTTGTAGATGCCAACATGGCAAGGCAATGCTGGTTCACTTGGTTCTAATCGAGAACAAAATCTTATGTATAGTGGAAAACAAGAAACACTCATTCTGAGGTTTATATTATACATATATGCCTTCACTGCCATCAGCCACATCATATTGATTTTGAAAGCCTATTCTATATGACATGCAACGGCAAATTAATAATGCTTACTGTTCTAACTTCTAACTTTGGTTTATTTGATACGAATAAGAACATAATAGATTTAGTTGAattaatacaaacaaaaaaataatacaagtaATTCATCTTTAAATCTCAAATATAACTGTTGtacccaaaacaaaataatcaaaagtAGTAAACTTTGATCCAACTTAACAATACAATACAAAAGAATGcttgtaattaattaatttgtatatttcagaacaaataatcaaacaatgaattattttcaccaagaaaaaaaaaagtttcttgggcatgtacaaaaattaaataattaaatttatgcATTGAAAGTCATTAAAAGAATTTTCTGGTACCCGTTGGCTTTGATGAATCATGTGGCTCAGGCCCTAATCTTAGTTCAAGGTCTAACTCCGATGAAGAATCTTGAGCAGATAATAACAAAGCCTCTTGTGTAGTAATAATTTCCCTTTGAACTTGACCTTGTGGATTAATTTGTGTTTCATTTCTAGTTGGTGATTCAGCAAAAAGTGGAAGTTGTTGTCTCACTTGAGTTACAAGAATTTCATCACCTCTTGAAGGGGCTTGTTGAGACACAATATTAGTATTCAAGTTTGGTAATAATTTGTTGAGGTCTTCACTAGAACTTCCCTCCAAATTAGATGGTAATTGAGTTTGGTAATTTGTTGAAGATTGTTGTTTGAGCTTTGCTTTATCTTTCCTATGAATATTCATGTGTCCACCAAGAGCTTGTGCATTAGAGAATCCTCTCTTGCAAAAATTGCACTCATAGGATCTAGGGTTTACTTGTTTTGCATCTTGATCATCACCACCTTTATCATGTTGATCAGACTCCATTCAAAGATTAGTAATTTCAACTTAATTTtcaagtaataataattatgcAATGATGAAGTAAGTAATAGTACATACTATAGGGAATTAATAGCTAGATGGTCAACATAgggaaattatatatatgtgaagTGGGGTACATACTAAGGCCTGCTTTTCATCCTTACATTATTGTAAACGAATGGCATGAAAGGAGAATGCAACTTCCTATAGTACTTGAGAcaaattaaaagacaaaaatataagTTATAAGGAATGAAAAACTGGGTCATGGTATTGAGAACAAAATTTTGTCTCTTTGCTTCTTGGCGTGTACTTCTTTGCCTACGTTAGCTTCAAATGATATATTGTCTCATAGACACACAATGTTATTATcagaaattttattaatattatataataatatttgataaCAATATGTTTTTGTGTAATTTATACAGTATGCTAATATATTATCTCCACCGAATTTGTCTCTTCTAAATGAGCTTTCACTTCATATAATATCTATAAATTACaacagaatttttttaacataattaaGTATAAAAAAGTCATTTACCTTCTTTTCCTATCAAG harbors:
- the LOC25492540 gene encoding transcriptional regulator SUPERMAN, giving the protein MESDQHDKGGDDQDAKQVNPRSYECNFCKRGFSNAQALGGHMNIHRKDKAKLKQQSSTNYQTQLPSNLEGSSSEDLNKLLPNLNTNIVSQQAPSRGDEILVTQVRQQLPLFAESPTRNETQINPQGQVQREIITTQEALLLSAQDSSSELDLELRLGPEPHDSSKPTGTRKFF